The DNA window AAGTTTTGTAATCGCCGTCAGTAAAGCCTATAAAAATGATGAAGCGGACTTTGTGCTATGCACGATTTGGGGAAAGCTCGCAGAAACGACCGTTAAGTATTGTGGGAAAGGCTCGCTTGTTGGGATAACAGGTAGGCTTAATACGAGGTCATATGAAAAAGGCGAAGGAACAAGAGTATTCGTAACAGAAGTAGTTGTGGAGGACATCCGATTTTTAGCAACGAAGAAACGGGAAGAGGGAGAAGATAGACAGGAACAAGACAAGAAAATGGAGAGCGATTTTGAATTTCCAACAACACAATCCAATCAACTTCCAGTATAAATATTAAATGGCCGCAACCAATTTAATGCTGAACACGAGAGGAAAACCTGACCGATGAAGCGCGGTCAGGTTTTTTATGTTGGAGCTGTTAAACTACATTGTTGCCATTTGGTAAAATCCATTTGTTTTCCGCGGGCGAACCGCCAAGCCTCCTCGGCTGGGCCTGTTGGGTCTCATCTGGCTCTTTAACGCAGGAATCTGTGCGGATCCTACCGCTAATTAATCGCTAAAAACAACTGTAAAATATAATAGTAGTTTAATGTTCTATTCTATTCGAGAGTGGCTCAATATCAAATCGATAACGTCAACAAATCTTTTAAATCTGTATCCGACATTTCAGTAATCCACTGACTAGAATGAATGAGCTCTTCCGACAACGCTTGTTTTTCTACAAGCAGCTTGTCAATTTTTTCTTCAATCGTCCCAATGGTAATGAATTTATGCACATGGACAAAATTCGTTTGTCCAATCCGATAGGCACGGTCAGTCGCTTGATTTTCTACTGCTGGGTTCCACCAGCGATCGGCATGTAGCACATGGCTTGCAGCGGTTAAGTTTAAGCCAGTTCCACCTGCCTTCAAAGATAGAAGGAAAATAGGGAATTCTTTTGCTTGAAAAGCTTCTACTAAATGATCACGCTGATTTTTTGGCATACTACCTGTTAAAAATGGCGTATCAATGTCATAAAGTTCAGCTAGACAATGTTGTAGCAGATGTCCCATGCCAATGTATTGCGTAAAGATCAGACATTGCTCTCCACGGGCTGCAATTTCTCCAGCTAGAGTTACAATTCGTGCAAGCTTCTCGGAGCGTTCTAGCATATCCTCTGCGTCATCAAATGGTTCTTTCAGATAAAGGGCAGGATGATTACATAGCTGCTTTAACTTACTTAGCATCTTCAAGATAAGCCCTTTCTTCTCAAATCCAGTAAGCGTATCCAACTTGCTCACTGTTTCCTGAATAAGCGATTCATACAAAGCAGCTTGCTCCGTAGTCAATGCGCAATATTCACGTTGCTCCAGCTTTTCAGGCAGGTTAAGCAGTAACTCAGGATCTTGCTTCGTTCTTCTCAGTAAGAAAGGCTGAATTTTTATGCGTAACTTATGCTTGGTGGAATCTGCATTATCGCGTTCAATTGCTGCGATGTAATTTTCCTGAAACTTACGGAATGATCCTAGATAGCCTTTATGAATAAAGTCGAAAATGGACCATAACTCCGATAATCTATTTTCTACAGGTGTTCCTGTTAAGGCTATATGGTGCCCTCCAGTTAACTTGCGAATTGCACGAGATTGCTTCGTATGCATATTTTTAATGTTTTGCGCTTCGTCCAGTGT is part of the Psychrobacillus sp. FSL H8-0483 genome and encodes:
- the ssb gene encoding single-stranded DNA-binding protein; translated protein: MNTVSIIGRMTKSPQLKQLSEGRVQTSFVIAVSKAYKNDEADFVLCTIWGKLAETTVKYCGKGSLVGITGRLNTRSYEKGEGTRVFVTEVVVEDIRFLATKKREEGEDRQEQDKKMESDFEFPTTQSNQLPV